The Drosophila teissieri strain GT53w chromosome X, Prin_Dtei_1.1, whole genome shotgun sequence genome has a segment encoding these proteins:
- the LOC122623099 gene encoding B-cell CLL/lymphoma 9-like protein isoform X4, producing the protein MWGHWQTAAVAAPTTAPPPQPSVPPPLPNAPPPPPPSDASAGAPPSAQPAAAGAAAPGTAAATSAAFNPYSSGQATGAGNPYEQYTAAQYAAMTPEQQYALQHHWHQWQTYQAEYAKWHAQYGEQYKREMAAAAAVATTTAVQGVPAPTVAAPSPAPVPVATAPGPQAYPVAQNYYQGVTASPAPPTTPAAVAGGPPVPGKITAQPQMYNQPPPPPPQKTGYNQHSNSNQNDSQSMWSGPPPMQQPPPNRYGGGQMNQMNYNNAGPDNLGFPNLQQPPPPLQRPTNQQQTQSNNMDHGQWGNNNQRGAGNNNRPPWDTSGPPPDNSGQPNRWDGPPPPINDASNRWNGPPFGNNNNNNNDNNRRWDGTSNQAPSGGDQQQNRWMTEPPPSIQNPNQQNQNQNRWLSGPPPSISDSKSNQQPQNPRQNRWQGINSDIDTPPMRTNNKPNSFRNSWGDGGGQGNQSQNQNQNQNQNKNPFVKNSQSDFGPDQNSGNGNNFGQRTGNYGNSYNNQDQGSAAGSNFGGGGGGFGDGSGGNQGQDNFGGRAGGPGNNNNNFNNNRRQSNRWDTNRNQGFSDERGGGGGGGDSGPGGFNQNRGNFNQRNSFNQPNQSSQQNRNQQQASDLDEASFDRLFDQWEQQFEDWKRANANHPDRDEYRRYEEEFEKQRRRIAERREQMRRRRQQQMSGSAGSGSGSGSGGSTTDMPKEAAAGATTAEEQQPTEEPFGGQGNFAGPGANFGQGNRQSGNPNHFGKENRAFESAGVPAFRGNRGPPPGMHNQYQTAQQTLDKQPEEAQESPTKSATTNENSPDGKTAITPAPPVAPPIASLPPPEVTAPAAPVVGPDPPVDPHTQPPPVSSNLGKRRQSAAPPPLPAKQLKEEEPIFTISLDDDDDEEEEETQSTPDTPMGSFFKKNDGIPGLDLVADGNGKNNASSVFDVGLKDSDETTATDASAKDKSEKSDKSSVAKKSNESLSNALKDPNFINNLSQAVANVQEREQRDRQEQQDEQESGTDGRPLSFAEWQRKKNSGNESKSQDSRDSMSTNSGERPENSGPPGGGFGPGHGPGAGPGHRAGSRPNSGPGFGPHPGPGAGPGPNDGSRFEGFGPNQVPGNNFIDFDGNGPPGFGPPGRNFGPHGPGSRGPNFGPNFGPGPGGPGGPFFGPNGPGPGPNFGPNFRPNGPNFGPNFGPNFGPGPGSRNYGPRGPDGPFGPRRDDFGGPPFGGPGPHFGPNGPGPNMRGFNDGPISDNPFRRQGGPPGPGFGDDDLGAGPPRGPRNFGNRFGNNSGGGGGGPNNRKNWNDGKRRGR; encoded by the exons ATGTGGGGCCATTGGCAAACCGCCGCCGTAGCGGCTCCCACTACCGCCCCTCCTCCGCAACCGTCGGTTCCGCCGCCGCTTCCGAACGCCCCGCCCCCGCCGCCGCCCTCGGACGCGTCCGCCGGAGCACCCCCATCCGCTCAGCCGGCCGCAGCCGGAGCAGCTGCACCAGGCACTGCTGCAGCAACATCCGCAGCATTCAACCCCTATAGCAGCGGCCAGGCGACGGGGGCCGGCAACCCCTATGAACAGTATACGGCCGCCCAGTATGCGGCCATGACCCCCGAGCAGCAGTACGCCCTGCAGCACCACTGGCACCAGTGGCAGACGTACCAGGCGGAGTACGCCAAGTGGCATGCCCAGTACGGCGAGCAG TATAAGCGTGAAATGGCCGCAGCCGCGGCGGTGGCTACAACTACCGCGGTTCAAGGCGTACCCGCGCCCACGGTGGCGGCTCCTTCACCGGCTCCCGTTCCAGTGGCCACTGCACCCGGACCGCAGGCCTATCCTGTCGCGCAGAACTATTACCAAGGCGTCACCGCCTCACCGGCGCCACCAACGACACCCGCTGCCGTCGCTGGAGGGCCGCCAGTGCCCGGAAAGATCACGGCCCAGCCGCAGATGTACAaccagccgccgccgccgccaccgcagAAAACCGGTTACAATCAGCATTCGAATTCCAATCAGAATGACAGCCAAAGCATGTGGTCAGGACCACCGCCCATGCAACAGCCGCCGCCAAACAGGTATGGTGGCGGTCAAATGAACCAGATGAACTACAACAATGCCGGACCAGACAACCTGGGATTTCCCAATCTCCAGCAGCCGCCACCGCCTCTGCAGCGACCAACTAATCAGCAGCAGACGCAGTCGAACAACATGGACCATGGCCAGTGGGGCAATAACAATCAACGCGGCGCAGGCAACAATAATCGTCCTCCCTGGGATACCAGTGGTCCGCCGCCTGATAATTCCGGGCAACCAAATCGCTGGGATGGTCCGCCGCCGCCAATAAATGATGCCAGTAATCGGTGGAATGGACCGCCATttggcaataataataataacaacaatgatAACAATCGCCGCTGGGATGGGACTTCTAATCAAGCGCCGTCTGGCGGGGATCAGCAACAGAATCGTTGGATGACCGAACCACCGCCAAGCATTCAGAATCCCAATCAGCAGAATCAGAACCAGAATCGCTGGTTAAGCGGACCACCACCGAGTATTAGTGATAGCAAAAGCAACCAGCAACCGCAGAATCCCCGCCAGAATCGCTGGCAAGGCATCAATTCCGACATCGACACACCGCCAATGAGGACCAACAACAAGCCAAATAGTTTCCGCAATAGCTGGGGAGATGGAGGTGGACAAGgcaaccaaagccaaaaccaaaatcaaaaccaaaaccaaaataagaATCCATTCGTCAAGAACTCACAGTCTGATTTTGGCCCAGATCAGAACTctggcaatggcaacaactttGGACAGCGAACAGGAAACTATGGCAACAGTTACAATAACCAAGATCAAGGTAGTGCGGCAGGAAGCAACTTTggcggcggaggtggcggCTTTGGAGACGGCAGTGGTGGCAACCAAGGCCAGGACAACTTTGGTGGACGAGCAGGAGGACCcggcaataataacaacaacttTAATAACAATCGCCGCCAGAGCAATCGTTGGGATACCAATCGCAACCAGGGATTTTCCGATGAGCGaggtggaggcggtggcggtggcgattCTGGACCAGGCGGCTTTAACCAAAATCGTGGCAATTTCAACCAGCGCAACAGCTTCAATCAGCCGAATCAGTCGAGTCAGCAGAACCGCAACCAACAGCAAGCCTCCGATCTGGACGAGGCCAGTTTCGATCGCCTGTTCGACCAGTGGGAGCAGCAGTTCGAAGACTGGAAGCGCGCCAATGCCAATCATCCGGATCGCGACGAGTATCGCCGCTACGAGGAGGAGTTCGAGAAGCAGCGCCGTCGCATCGCGGAGAGAAGAGAGCAGATGCGCCGACGTCGCCAACAGCAGATGAGTGGCTCTGctggatcgggatcgggatcaggatcaggaggCTCTACCACAGACATGCCGAAGGAAGCAGCTGCAGGCGCAACAACggccgaggagcagcagcccaCTGAAGAGCCATTTGGTGGCCAAGGCAATTTCGCTGGCCCGGGAGCCAATTTCGGACAGGGCAACAGGCAATCCGGAAACCCGAATCACTTTGGCAAAGAGAATCGCGCCTTCGAAAGCGCCGGAGTTCCGGCGTTCAGAGGCAACCGAGGACCGCCACCGGGGATGCACAATCAGTACCAAACCGCCCAGCAGACATTGGACAAGCAGCCAGAGGAAGCCCAGGAAAGTCCAACTAAGTCGGCGACAACGAATGAGAATTCACCTGATGGAAAGACAGCAATAACGCCAGCTCCCCCAGTAGCTCCACCGATTGCATCACTGCCTCCGCCCGAAGTCACAGCTCCAGCTGCACCAGTTGTGGGGCCAGATCCGCCAGTGGATCCGCACACGCAGCCTCCTCCGGTTTCCTCCAATCTCGGCAAGCGCCGGCAAAGCGCTGCTCCCCCGCCATTGCCCGCCAAGCAActcaaggaggaggagcccaTATTCACCATTTCCctggacgacgacgacgacgaggaggaggaggagacgCAGAGCACTCCAGATACGCCCATGGGTAGCTTTTTTAAGAAGAACGATGGCATCCCCGGTCTGGATTTGGTGGCcgatggcaatggcaagaATAATGCGTCCTCAGTCTTCGATGTGGGGCTCAAGGACTCGGACGAAACAACAGCGACTGATGCCTCTGCCAAAGACAAGTCTGAGAAGTCAGACAAGTCCTCCGTCGCCAAAAAGAGCAACGAATCTCTAAGCAACGCGCTCAAGGATCCGAATTTCATCAACAATCTCTCCCAGGCGGTGGCCAATGTGCAGGAGCGCGAGCAGCGCGATCGTCAGGAGCAACAAGATGAACAGGAATCGGGCACGGATGGACGTCCACTGTCCTTCGCCGAGTGGCAGCGCAAGAAGAACAGCGGCAACGAAAGCAAGTCGCAGGATTCCCGCGACTCGATGAGCACCAATAGCGGTGAGAGACCGGAGAATAGCGGCCCACCTGGTGGTGGTTTCGGTCCCGGACATGGTCCAGGCGCAGGTCCGGGCCACAGAGCCGGTTCGCGTCCAAATTCTGGCCCTGGCTTTGGTCCTCATCCGGGTCCGGGTGCGGGTCCAGGTCCAAACGATGGATCACGCTTTGAAGGCTTTGGACCAAATCAAGTGCCTGGAAATAACTTCATCGACTTCGATGGCAATGGTCCGCCCGGCTTTGGTCCACCGGGCAGGAACTTTGGACCCCACGGTCCGGGCTCACGTGGACCCAACTTCGGCCCCAACTTTGGCCCTGGCCCCGGCGGTCCGGGTGGCCCATTCTTTGGACCAAATGGCCCGGGACCAGGTCCCAATTTCGGACCGAACTTCCGACCCAATGGCCCCAACTTTGGACCAAACTTTGGGCCCAATTTCGGACCGGGTCCCGGTTCCCGCAACTACGGACCTCGCGGACCCGATGGTCCATTCGGTCCGCGGCGTGATGACTTCGGCGGTCCGCCGTTTGGCGGCCCAGGACCCCACTTCGGACCCAATGGGCCCGGTCCCAATATGCGCGGTTTCAACGATGGACCCATCAGTGATAATCCCTTCCGCCGGCAAGGCGGACCACCGGGTCCAGGCTTTGGCGACGATGATCTCGGCGCCGGACCACCAAGAGGACCCAGAAACTTTGGCAACCGCTTTGGAAATAAtagcggcggcggtggcggtgggcCCAACAATCGGAAGAACTGGAATGACGG CAAGAGAAGGGGGCGGTAG
- the LOC122623099 gene encoding collagen alpha-1(III) chain isoform X2, producing MWGHWQTAAVAAPTTAPPPQPSVPPPLPNAPPPPPPSDASAGAPPSAQPAAAGAAAPGTAAATSAAFNPYSSGQATGAGNPYEQYTAAQYAAMTPEQQYALQHHWHQWQTYQAEYAKWHAQYGEQYKREMAAAAAVATTTAVQGVPAPTVAAPSPAPVPVATAPGPQAYPVAQNYYQGVTASPAPPTTPAAVAGGPPVPGKITAQPQMYNQPPPPPPQKTGYNQHSNSNQNDSQSMWSGPPPMQQPPPNRYGGGQMNQMNYNNAGPDNLGFPNLQQPPPPLQRPTNQQQTQSNNMDHGQWGNNNQRGAGNNNRPPWDTSGPPPDNSGQPNRWDGPPPPINDASNRWNGPPFGNNNNNNNDNNRRWDGTSNQAPSGGDQQQNRWMTEPPPSIQNPNQQNQNQNRWLSGPPPSISDSKSNQQPQNPRQNRWQGINSDIDTPPMRTNNKPNSFRNSWGDGGGQGNQSQNQNQNQNQNKNPFVKNSQSDFGPDQNSGNGNNFGQRTGNYGNSYNNQDQGSAAGSNFGGGGGGFGDGSGGNQGQDNFGGRAGGPGNNNNNFNNNRRQSNRWDTNRNQGFSDERGGGGGGGDSGPGGFNQNRGNFNQRNSFNQPNQSSQQNRNQQQASDLDEASFDRLFDQWEQQFEDWKRANANHPDRDEYRRYEEEFEKQRRRIAERREQMRRRRQQQMSGSAGSGSGSGSGGSTTDMPKEAAAGATTAEEQQPTEEPFGGQGNFAGPGANFGQGNRQSGNPNHFGKENRAFESAGVPAFRGNRGPPPGMHNQYQTAQQTLDKQPEEAQESPTKSATTNENSPDGKTAITPAPPVAPPIASLPPPEVTAPAAPVVGPDPPVDPHTQPPPVSSNLGKRRQSAAPPPLPAKQLKEEEPIFTISLDDDDDEEEEETQSTPDTPMGSFFKKNDGIPGLDLVADGNGKNNASSVFDVGLKDSDETTATDASAKDKSEKSDKSSVAKKSNESLSNALKDPNFINNLSQAVANVQEREQRDRQEQQDEQESGTDGRPLSFAEWQRKKNSGNESKSQDSRDSMSTNSGERPENSGPPGGGFGPGHGPGAGPGHRAGSRPNSGPGFGPHPGPGAGPGPNDGSRFEGFGPNQVPGNNFIDFDGNGPPGFGPPGRNFGPHGPGSRGPNFGPNFGPGPGGPGGPFFGPNGPGPGPNFGPNFRPNGPNFGPNFGPNFGPGPGSRNYGPRGPDGPFGPRRDDFGGPPFGGPGPHFGPNGPGPNMRGFNDGPISDNPFRRQGGPPGPGFGDDDLGAGPPRGPRNFGNRFGNNSGGGGGGPNNRKNWNDGPEQQQQQQQQFPGNRNQNEPIYRPMKVFDYSNNPTAAKVIDYGHKSGDGNPIDGPSALSPADRIPEFRPVKTFEYGHSSFTGSNRMGMPGGMGMGMGEVGGDPNPAMTGGPHRGMAAGTGGLGGLGGPGGSGNKRKNKKKNKQQKKEEQLKFSQNLQFQSNSVEERSSTNPEQADERDQNEFQNQSEIPDQGEGFQDTEEHNDLEDISDGEDALQTIDCDDDNEDLPPPPSMTKWNQGNVQEQFNQNQYNRFPAKPLGHQLGDDSDKLAPPPPPTMSLFPSAANANEKIPDLVTAPSLEMCVPTNENRNTISVDEVLLNPGRMTRPKRICIILRGPPGCGKSHVARLIKEKELEMGGANPRILSIDDYFIIENDYEEKCPKTGKKIPKKEILYEYDDTMEETYMQYLIKSFKKTLSDNLYDFIIVDCNNNSLRTLNEFYCHAKDSNFVPYIVDLHCDLETCLGRNSHQRTENEIRVVLDNWCNTPLQYIKLDVSSLLENVVEMEDVEDMATDDNACAGDGATVATSAAYEDAAVEETDDSNSADASNDCGFLKSKWERDTTEDNLARLDGTKRLMQNRRTASMADYLQLEDWEPPTTSANGKKRVRWADIEEKRSQEKMRAIGFVVGQTDWNRMMDPNAGSRALNKTKYIERIKRR from the exons ATGTGGGGCCATTGGCAAACCGCCGCCGTAGCGGCTCCCACTACCGCCCCTCCTCCGCAACCGTCGGTTCCGCCGCCGCTTCCGAACGCCCCGCCCCCGCCGCCGCCCTCGGACGCGTCCGCCGGAGCACCCCCATCCGCTCAGCCGGCCGCAGCCGGAGCAGCTGCACCAGGCACTGCTGCAGCAACATCCGCAGCATTCAACCCCTATAGCAGCGGCCAGGCGACGGGGGCCGGCAACCCCTATGAACAGTATACGGCCGCCCAGTATGCGGCCATGACCCCCGAGCAGCAGTACGCCCTGCAGCACCACTGGCACCAGTGGCAGACGTACCAGGCGGAGTACGCCAAGTGGCATGCCCAGTACGGCGAGCAG TATAAGCGTGAAATGGCCGCAGCCGCGGCGGTGGCTACAACTACCGCGGTTCAAGGCGTACCCGCGCCCACGGTGGCGGCTCCTTCACCGGCTCCCGTTCCAGTGGCCACTGCACCCGGACCGCAGGCCTATCCTGTCGCGCAGAACTATTACCAAGGCGTCACCGCCTCACCGGCGCCACCAACGACACCCGCTGCCGTCGCTGGAGGGCCGCCAGTGCCCGGAAAGATCACGGCCCAGCCGCAGATGTACAaccagccgccgccgccgccaccgcagAAAACCGGTTACAATCAGCATTCGAATTCCAATCAGAATGACAGCCAAAGCATGTGGTCAGGACCACCGCCCATGCAACAGCCGCCGCCAAACAGGTATGGTGGCGGTCAAATGAACCAGATGAACTACAACAATGCCGGACCAGACAACCTGGGATTTCCCAATCTCCAGCAGCCGCCACCGCCTCTGCAGCGACCAACTAATCAGCAGCAGACGCAGTCGAACAACATGGACCATGGCCAGTGGGGCAATAACAATCAACGCGGCGCAGGCAACAATAATCGTCCTCCCTGGGATACCAGTGGTCCGCCGCCTGATAATTCCGGGCAACCAAATCGCTGGGATGGTCCGCCGCCGCCAATAAATGATGCCAGTAATCGGTGGAATGGACCGCCATttggcaataataataataacaacaatgatAACAATCGCCGCTGGGATGGGACTTCTAATCAAGCGCCGTCTGGCGGGGATCAGCAACAGAATCGTTGGATGACCGAACCACCGCCAAGCATTCAGAATCCCAATCAGCAGAATCAGAACCAGAATCGCTGGTTAAGCGGACCACCACCGAGTATTAGTGATAGCAAAAGCAACCAGCAACCGCAGAATCCCCGCCAGAATCGCTGGCAAGGCATCAATTCCGACATCGACACACCGCCAATGAGGACCAACAACAAGCCAAATAGTTTCCGCAATAGCTGGGGAGATGGAGGTGGACAAGgcaaccaaagccaaaaccaaaatcaaaaccaaaaccaaaataagaATCCATTCGTCAAGAACTCACAGTCTGATTTTGGCCCAGATCAGAACTctggcaatggcaacaactttGGACAGCGAACAGGAAACTATGGCAACAGTTACAATAACCAAGATCAAGGTAGTGCGGCAGGAAGCAACTTTggcggcggaggtggcggCTTTGGAGACGGCAGTGGTGGCAACCAAGGCCAGGACAACTTTGGTGGACGAGCAGGAGGACCcggcaataataacaacaacttTAATAACAATCGCCGCCAGAGCAATCGTTGGGATACCAATCGCAACCAGGGATTTTCCGATGAGCGaggtggaggcggtggcggtggcgattCTGGACCAGGCGGCTTTAACCAAAATCGTGGCAATTTCAACCAGCGCAACAGCTTCAATCAGCCGAATCAGTCGAGTCAGCAGAACCGCAACCAACAGCAAGCCTCCGATCTGGACGAGGCCAGTTTCGATCGCCTGTTCGACCAGTGGGAGCAGCAGTTCGAAGACTGGAAGCGCGCCAATGCCAATCATCCGGATCGCGACGAGTATCGCCGCTACGAGGAGGAGTTCGAGAAGCAGCGCCGTCGCATCGCGGAGAGAAGAGAGCAGATGCGCCGACGTCGCCAACAGCAGATGAGTGGCTCTGctggatcgggatcgggatcaggatcaggaggCTCTACCACAGACATGCCGAAGGAAGCAGCTGCAGGCGCAACAACggccgaggagcagcagcccaCTGAAGAGCCATTTGGTGGCCAAGGCAATTTCGCTGGCCCGGGAGCCAATTTCGGACAGGGCAACAGGCAATCCGGAAACCCGAATCACTTTGGCAAAGAGAATCGCGCCTTCGAAAGCGCCGGAGTTCCGGCGTTCAGAGGCAACCGAGGACCGCCACCGGGGATGCACAATCAGTACCAAACCGCCCAGCAGACATTGGACAAGCAGCCAGAGGAAGCCCAGGAAAGTCCAACTAAGTCGGCGACAACGAATGAGAATTCACCTGATGGAAAGACAGCAATAACGCCAGCTCCCCCAGTAGCTCCACCGATTGCATCACTGCCTCCGCCCGAAGTCACAGCTCCAGCTGCACCAGTTGTGGGGCCAGATCCGCCAGTGGATCCGCACACGCAGCCTCCTCCGGTTTCCTCCAATCTCGGCAAGCGCCGGCAAAGCGCTGCTCCCCCGCCATTGCCCGCCAAGCAActcaaggaggaggagcccaTATTCACCATTTCCctggacgacgacgacgacgaggaggaggaggagacgCAGAGCACTCCAGATACGCCCATGGGTAGCTTTTTTAAGAAGAACGATGGCATCCCCGGTCTGGATTTGGTGGCcgatggcaatggcaagaATAATGCGTCCTCAGTCTTCGATGTGGGGCTCAAGGACTCGGACGAAACAACAGCGACTGATGCCTCTGCCAAAGACAAGTCTGAGAAGTCAGACAAGTCCTCCGTCGCCAAAAAGAGCAACGAATCTCTAAGCAACGCGCTCAAGGATCCGAATTTCATCAACAATCTCTCCCAGGCGGTGGCCAATGTGCAGGAGCGCGAGCAGCGCGATCGTCAGGAGCAACAAGATGAACAGGAATCGGGCACGGATGGACGTCCACTGTCCTTCGCCGAGTGGCAGCGCAAGAAGAACAGCGGCAACGAAAGCAAGTCGCAGGATTCCCGCGACTCGATGAGCACCAATAGCGGTGAGAGACCGGAGAATAGCGGCCCACCTGGTGGTGGTTTCGGTCCCGGACATGGTCCAGGCGCAGGTCCGGGCCACAGAGCCGGTTCGCGTCCAAATTCTGGCCCTGGCTTTGGTCCTCATCCGGGTCCGGGTGCGGGTCCAGGTCCAAACGATGGATCACGCTTTGAAGGCTTTGGACCAAATCAAGTGCCTGGAAATAACTTCATCGACTTCGATGGCAATGGTCCGCCCGGCTTTGGTCCACCGGGCAGGAACTTTGGACCCCACGGTCCGGGCTCACGTGGACCCAACTTCGGCCCCAACTTTGGCCCTGGCCCCGGCGGTCCGGGTGGCCCATTCTTTGGACCAAATGGCCCGGGACCAGGTCCCAATTTCGGACCGAACTTCCGACCCAATGGCCCCAACTTTGGACCAAACTTTGGGCCCAATTTCGGACCGGGTCCCGGTTCCCGCAACTACGGACCTCGCGGACCCGATGGTCCATTCGGTCCGCGGCGTGATGACTTCGGCGGTCCGCCGTTTGGCGGCCCAGGACCCCACTTCGGACCCAATGGGCCCGGTCCCAATATGCGCGGTTTCAACGATGGACCCATCAGTGATAATCCCTTCCGCCGGCAAGGCGGACCACCGGGTCCAGGCTTTGGCGACGATGATCTCGGCGCCGGACCACCAAGAGGACCCAGAAACTTTGGCAACCGCTTTGGAAATAAtagcggcggcggtggcggtgggcCCAACAATCGGAAGAACTGGAATGACGG gccggagcagcagcagcagcagcagcaacaattccCCGGCAACCGCAACCAGAATGAACCCATCTATCGACCGATGAAGGTATTCGACTATTCCAATAACCCAACGGCCGCCAAGGTGATCGACTATGGCCACAAGTCGGGCGATGGCAACCCAATCGATGGGCCTTCCGCTCTGAGTCCCGCCGACCGAATTCCAGAATTTAGACCAGTGAAGACCTTCGAGTATGGCCACTCCTCGTTCACGGGCTCGAATCGCATGGGAATGCCAGGAGGAATGGGCATGGGAATGGGCGAAGTGGGCGGAGATCCCAACCCAGCGATGACAGGTGGTCCCCATCGAGGAATGGCAGCGGGAACCGGTGGATTGGGTGGACTCGGAGGACCAGGAGGTTCGGGGAACAAGCGTAAgaataagaaaaaaaacaaacaacaaaagaaggaggagcagtTGAAGTTCAGTCAAAACCTACAGTTTCAATCGAATTCGGTTGAAGAACGTAGTTCCACAAATCCTGAACAGGCTGATGAG CGGGACCAGAATGAATTCCAAAACCAGAGCGAAATCCCGGATCAGGGCGAGGGGTTCCAGGATACTGAAGAACACAATGATCTCGAAGATATTTCCGATGGCGAAGA TGCCCTGCAAACTATTGATTGCGATGATGACAACGAAGatctgccgccgccgccatcAATGACCAAATGGAATCAGGGAAATGTGCAGGAGCAGTTCAATCAAAACCAGTATAATCGCTTTCCTGCCAAACCACTGGGTCACCAACTAGGTGACGATTCGGATAAGTTggctccaccgccgccgccaacCATGTCACTATTCCCCTCGGCAGCCAATGCCAATGAGAAAATTCCTGACCTAGTGACGGCTCCCAGTCTGGAGATGTGCGTGCCGACCAATGAGAATCGCAATACGATCTCCGTGGACGAGGTGCTCTTGAATCCCGGCCGCATGACCCGTCCCAAGCGCATCTGTATCATTTTGCGTGGCCCTCCTGGTTGCGGCAAATCGCATGTAGCCCGCCTTAtcaaggagaaggagctggagatgggCGGTGCCAATCCGCGCATTCTCAGCATCGATGATTATTTCATCATTGAGAACGACTACGAGGAGAAGTGCCCCAAAACGGGCAAAAAG ATACCCAAAAAAGAGATTTTATACGAATATGATGACACCATGGAGGAGACCTACATGCAGTACCTAATTAAGTCGTTTAAGAAGACACTTAGCGACAATCTGTACGATTTCATAATCGTGGATTGCAACAACAATTCGCTGCGCACACTAAACGAATTTTATTGCCACGCCAAAGACTCCAATTTTGTG CCCTACATAGTGGACCTGCACTGCGATCTGGAGACGTGCCTCGGTAGAAACTCTCACCAGCGCACCGAGAACGAGATCCGTGTGGTGCTGGACAACTGGTGCAACACACCGCTGCAGTACATCAAGCTGGACGTGAGCTCGCTCCTTGAAAATGTCGTCGAAATGGAAGATGTTGAGGACATGGCTACG GACGATAATGCTTGCGCCGGCGATGGGGCGACTGTGGCAACTTCAGCGGCATACGAGGATGCGGCTGTCGAGGAGACAGACGACAGCAATAGCGCCGACGCCTCCAACGAT TGCGGTTTCCTGAAAAGCAAATGGGAACGCGACACCACCGAGGATAATCTGG CCCGCTTGGATGGCACCAAGCGTCTGATGCAGAACCGCAGGACCGCCAGCATGGCCGACTATCTGCAGCTGGAGGATTGGGAACCACCCACAACCTCGGCCAATGGCAAGAAGCGG GTGCGTTGGGCGGACATCGAGGAAAAGCGGTCGCAGGAGAAGATGCGAGCCATTGGCTTTGTGGTGGGTCAGACCGACTGGAATCGCATGATGGATCCCAATGCGGGCAGTCGGGCACTGAATAAAACCAAGTATATAGAGCGCATCAAGCGTCGCTAG